The genomic stretch CCCCTTTTATGATAAAATACATGGATGTGAATGGTGAAATACAAAGTATCAGAAATATCAGGGTCAATTATATGGAAAACAAAAATTATTCAGGGTTGTCTTCATTAGAATACGACTGTACCATAATGAATCAGGACACCATTATGTATGTGAAATTAATCTATTTTAAAGAGGATAACAAGTGGGTTATGGTTATTAAATAATGTGATTATTGTACTAACGCTACTATTTATTATACATTTAAACCATTTGCAAAAGAGCATGTATATTTGGACTACATAGGTTAATCGATTATAGTTTCAATATCATATTGTGAATTAATGACCAGCCACAACTGTGTAAAATACGTCATGATATTCCAGATTGAGATACCAGGGAAATTATTTATAATTACAAGGTCTAATAATGCATCGATAGTTCTTGCATCAACAAACCATACAACATATTTTCTGGGAATTTCTACACCAAGATAGTATTCGAAATGAGGATTTTGTGATATTTCATCAAATTGTATTTTGGAGCCTGTAGTCAATGCCAGCTCAATTGCAGCATCATAGGTTATAGCATTGGCTCTTGTGATACCGATTAAATATGGAAGCAGCCATGAATAGCCAATTACCGGCAGCCCAATATTCATCTTATCCCGGGGGATTAAAGTTATTAAATAATCTATAAATAGCTGTAACGTACTTATAGAGGCAACAGGGGTTGGCGGTCCAAAATAATACCCCCAATTATAGTTCATAATAACCATCTGAGTTGCCTCTTTCGCAATCTCTGAATAATCAATTCTTTCAAATGCTATTACGTTATTTTCTATATCCGTTACCGGTGAAATGGAAATAAAAACTGCATATCCTTCACTATTCAAACTTTCTGCCATTATCTTGGCAAATCTATTATAGATTCCTACAATATCACCTGTTATGTATGATAGTATAAAGCTTACACCATAAAAGCCTTTTCTTTTCAGTACGGCCAAAATATTTGCGGCATATCTTTTTACATTTTCCTCGCTAAAAAGAATATGGTAAACGTCTTCTTCACTTCCAACACCTTCAAAGGATAAAGAAGATATCAGCATCAAAGGAGCTACTTTATAGGCTCTTGTTAGCTGTAATATCTCTTCATCATCAGGTTCAATTACATCAGCATTTCTTGTAA from Anaerocolumna sp. AGMB13020 encodes the following:
- a CDS encoding thioredoxin family protein → MSCFGIGINNNAPDEGNIKGTRIEIACACWFTSKGMTTPFMIKYMDVNGEIQSIRNIRVNYMENKNYSGLSSLEYDCTIMNQDTIMYVKLIYFKEDNKWVMVIK
- a CDS encoding LysM peptidoglycan-binding domain-containing protein, translated to MIIHVVQLGDTLTSIAESYGIPIDSLIINNGIQNPNNLIEGQCIVIVYPQVTYIVQEGDTLAGIASVNNTSIIELLRNNPFLSDREFLYPGETLVIRYGDKKGKITTNGYANPFIDMAVLRKTLPFLTFLTIFGYRLTRNADVIEPDDEEILQLTRAYKVAPLMLISSLSFEGVGSEEDVYHILFSEENVKRYAANILAVLKRKGFYGVSFILSYITGDIVGIYNRFAKIMAESLNSEGYAVFISISPVTDIENNVIAFERIDYSEIAKEATQMVIMNYNWGYYFGPPTPVASISTLQLFIDYLITLIPRDKMNIGLPVIGYSWLLPYLIGITRANAITYDAAIELALTTGSKIQFDEISQNPHFEYYLGVEIPRKYVVWFVDARTIDALLDLVIINNFPGISIWNIMTYFTQLWLVINSQYDIETIID